A genome region from Thermococcus alcaliphilus includes the following:
- the sufB gene encoding Fe-S cluster assembly protein SufB translates to MSEYSKLEEILKAGSLEEILGTAVPYPKEIELKGKISRDTVEELSRIKKEPEWMLRHRLRALELFERLPMPKWVVGIEELDLDNLILYTKPELQKEVRDWDDLPENIRKTFEKLNIPEIEKKFLSGLTAVFDSESVYSQLKDEFEKKGIIMVPMEEAVKKYPDLVKKYFGRVFPPGEHKFSALHHALWSGGAFVYIPKGVRVPFPIEAFFVIGSALEGQFEHTLLIADEGSYVHFIEGCSAPMYKGFSFHDGMVEIYAHKGATVKFTTIQNWSRNVINFNNKRAIIEENAYVEWIEGSIGSRITYTYPSSVLKGDNARTAQYVVSLSNGPFLKDTGAKSFHVGKNTSSKIISKSISANGGINIYRGLVRIAKGAKNSTATVSCDSLILDEESRAYTYPHNQNDEPSASIIHEATTGKLSEDKLFYLNARGIKEEEAKSLIVLGFISEILEGLPFEYVEVLKKVIELEFSEVGGVG, encoded by the coding sequence ATGAGCGAATATTCCAAGCTTGAAGAAATTTTAAAGGCTGGCTCCCTTGAGGAAATACTCGGTACCGCTGTCCCCTATCCTAAGGAAATAGAACTGAAAGGAAAGATAAGCCGAGACACCGTTGAGGAACTTTCAAGAATAAAGAAAGAACCAGAATGGATGCTTAGGCATAGGTTGAGGGCTTTAGAACTTTTTGAAAGACTCCCGATGCCCAAATGGGTTGTTGGTATTGAGGAACTCGATCTGGACAACCTTATTCTTTACACCAAACCGGAGCTACAGAAGGAGGTAAGGGACTGGGATGATTTGCCAGAGAACATTAGAAAAACTTTTGAGAAACTTAACATTCCGGAAATAGAAAAGAAGTTTCTTTCTGGCTTAACAGCCGTCTTTGATAGCGAGAGCGTTTATTCTCAGCTCAAAGATGAGTTTGAGAAGAAGGGCATAATAATGGTTCCAATGGAGGAGGCCGTGAAAAAATACCCCGATTTGGTCAAGAAGTATTTCGGAAGGGTCTTTCCACCGGGTGAGCACAAGTTCTCAGCCCTTCATCATGCGCTCTGGAGTGGAGGTGCCTTCGTCTACATCCCCAAGGGGGTTAGAGTGCCTTTCCCGATAGAGGCCTTCTTCGTCATAGGCTCGGCCTTAGAGGGGCAGTTCGAGCACACTCTCCTCATAGCGGATGAGGGGAGCTACGTCCACTTCATAGAGGGCTGTTCAGCACCGATGTACAAGGGCTTCTCCTTCCACGACGGCATGGTCGAGATATACGCCCACAAGGGAGCAACCGTCAAGTTCACAACCATACAGAACTGGAGCAGGAACGTCATCAACTTCAACAACAAAAGGGCGATAATCGAGGAAAACGCCTACGTCGAGTGGATTGAGGGAAGCATAGGGAGCAGAATAACCTACACATATCCGTCAAGTGTTCTAAAAGGGGACAACGCCAGGACTGCTCAATACGTAGTCTCACTCAGCAACGGACCTTTCCTAAAGGATACTGGGGCTAAGAGCTTTCACGTGGGCAAAAATACAAGTTCAAAGATAATTTCCAAGAGCATAAGTGCCAACGGGGGAATAAACATTTATCGTGGTCTCGTTAGGATAGCCAAGGGAGCAAAGAACTCAACTGCTACAGTTTCATGTGATTCTCTCATTCTTGATGAAGAAAGCAGGGCCTACACTTATCCACACAACCAGAACGATGAGCCTTCGGCAAGCATAATTCATGAGGCAACGACTGGAAAGCTCAGTGAAGATAAGCTCTTCTACCTCAACGCGAGGGGCATAAAGGAAGAAGAAGCTAAAAGCCTCATAGTGCTTGGTTTTATAAGCGAAATTCTTGAGGGACTTCCCTTTGAATACGTTGAAGTTCTCAAGAAGGTTATAGAGCTTGAGTTCAGCGAAGTGGGAGGTGTTGGATGA
- the sufC gene encoding Fe-S cluster assembly ATPase SufC — MLKVDNLRVKVEDKEILKGISLTVDDGELHVVMGPNGSGKSTLALTIAGHPKYQVVDGKILFEGEDITNMPPEERVKKGIFLSFQHPVEVEGVKVIQFLQRVLKNLKGFDEIQAYELIFNAVQELGLDESILARFLNVGFSGGERKKLEMLQAYLVKPKLLILDEPDSGVDVDSLKMIANVINKLHEEGTSILLITHYGRILEHLKPSRVHVIKEGKIVASGGVELVKMIEEKGFAAVKAL, encoded by the coding sequence ATGTTGAAAGTGGATAACCTGAGAGTTAAAGTGGAAGATAAGGAAATTTTAAAGGGTATCTCCCTCACCGTTGATGATGGAGAACTTCATGTTGTAATGGGGCCTAATGGAAGTGGGAAATCCACTCTAGCTTTGACCATAGCAGGTCATCCAAAATACCAAGTAGTAGACGGCAAAATACTCTTTGAAGGAGAAGACATAACCAACATGCCTCCCGAGGAAAGGGTCAAAAAGGGGATTTTTCTAAGCTTTCAGCATCCAGTGGAGGTTGAAGGTGTCAAGGTTATCCAGTTTTTGCAGAGAGTTTTGAAGAACCTCAAGGGGTTTGATGAGATACAGGCTTATGAGCTCATATTTAATGCTGTTCAAGAGCTCGGGTTGGATGAGTCAATACTTGCAAGGTTCTTGAACGTCGGATTTTCTGGAGGCGAGAGAAAGAAACTTGAAATGCTCCAGGCATACCTTGTGAAGCCAAAGCTTCTTATCTTGGACGAGCCCGACAGCGGGGTTGATGTGGATTCTCTAAAAATGATAGCCAATGTTATAAACAAACTTCACGAAGAAGGCACGTCGATTCTCTTGATAACCCACTACGGTAGAATCCTCGAGCACCTTAAGCCCAGCAGGGTTCACGTTATTAAGGAAGGAAAAATAGTTGCATCTGGGGGAGTTGAGCTGGTAAAGATGATAGAGGAGAAGGGTTTTGCGGCGGTGAAGGCGTTATGA
- a CDS encoding SDR family oxidoreductase: protein MKVAVVTGASRGIGRAIAEILAEEGYSLALGARNVEELEKLAESLETEVFYHYLDVSRPESVDDFASRVLQRFGEVDLVVANAGIGYFGRLEEIRDEDFERMLQVNTLGLWRTIKTFLPSLRKRKGTVVAVTSDVSARVFPGGGPYVATKWAARALVRTFQMENPEIRFLELRPGAVDTHFAGSKPGKPKEHGFLKPEEVAEALRCVLKLPPDVRVEELMLRSVYQRPEF, encoded by the coding sequence GTGAAGGTAGCAGTTGTTACAGGTGCGTCGAGGGGAATAGGCAGGGCGATAGCGGAAATACTTGCTGAGGAAGGCTACTCGCTTGCCCTGGGTGCTAGGAATGTTGAGGAGCTGGAGAAGCTCGCTGAGAGCCTGGAGACAGAAGTATTCTACCATTACCTCGACGTCTCAAGGCCGGAGAGCGTTGATGATTTTGCCAGTAGGGTTCTCCAACGCTTTGGGGAAGTTGACCTGGTCGTTGCGAACGCAGGCATTGGCTACTTCGGCAGGCTTGAAGAGATAAGGGACGAGGACTTTGAGAGGATGCTCCAGGTGAACACTCTCGGCCTCTGGAGGACGATTAAGACATTTCTTCCGAGCCTGAGGAAGAGAAAAGGGACCGTCGTGGCGGTAACTTCGGACGTTTCGGCAAGGGTCTTCCCGGGCGGAGGGCCCTATGTAGCCACAAAGTGGGCAGCGAGAGCTTTAGTCCGGACTTTTCAGATGGAGAACCCCGAGATTCGCTTCCTTGAGCTGAGGCCGGGAGCGGTGGATACTCACTTCGCTGGAAGCAAACCCGGAAAGCCAAAGGAACATGGCTTTCTCAAGCCGGAAGAGGTTGCCGAGGCCCTACGCTGTGTGTTGAAGCTCCCACCGGATGTTAGAGTTGAGGAACTCATGCTCCGCTCCGTCTATCAGAGACCGGAATTTTAA
- the iorB gene encoding indolepyruvate ferredoxin oxidoreductase subunit beta, whose amino-acid sequence MNVIYCGVGGQGIVLMSNIVGEACARKGIHVVSGELHGLSQRSGSVIVHQRIDEGLSPLIPYGEADVILALEPMEALRYIYFLKPGGVVITNTRLIHHPYETENFVKGKIDKYVTYDEIIENIKRAGAKLYEIDALNLAEEAGTALAQNVVLVGALTALPDFPIDKETMLEAVKASVPEKAVEANVKAFELGYGAMKELL is encoded by the coding sequence ATGAACGTTATCTACTGCGGCGTCGGCGGTCAGGGTATAGTGCTCATGTCCAACATAGTCGGGGAAGCGTGCGCGAGGAAGGGAATTCACGTGGTGAGCGGGGAGCTCCACGGCCTCTCCCAGAGAAGCGGTTCCGTTATAGTCCACCAGCGCATCGATGAAGGCCTCTCGCCGCTCATTCCCTACGGTGAAGCGGATGTAATCCTCGCCCTTGAGCCGATGGAGGCTTTAAGGTACATTTACTTCCTCAAGCCCGGAGGAGTTGTGATAACCAACACGCGCCTCATCCACCACCCCTACGAGACAGAAAACTTCGTGAAGGGCAAGATAGACAAGTACGTGACCTACGATGAGATAATTGAGAACATTAAGAGGGCTGGAGCTAAGCTCTACGAGATAGACGCCCTCAACCTGGCTGAAGAAGCAGGAACGGCCCTCGCTCAGAACGTCGTCCTCGTTGGTGCCCTAACGGCCCTTCCAGACTTCCCAATAGACAAGGAGACAATGCTTGAGGCCGTGAAGGCAAGTGTACCTGAGAAAGCTGTGGAGGCCAACGTAAAGGCCTTCGAACTCGGCTATGGGGCAATGAAGGAGCTCCTTTGA
- a CDS encoding indolepyruvate ferredoxin oxidoreductase subunit alpha: MSLKEVLKEEPHTGYMLANEAIVRAALEADVKVAAFYPGSPQTEILDTFDRVSRYRNDLVVEIAANEKVALETAAGAAFVGLRGFTSMKSVGGNVASDTLYSLAYTGVKGGLVVVIADDPYAHSSQSEQDGRWFGYTAYLPMLEPSNPQEAYEMVKKAFELSEKYGSVVLVRTTTRVNHQSGLVKVGKLERTPFDKLSWKENRRSYATVGSLARKFKAELLEKIAKMKEDPEFLALNRVEYFDGKEVKEVKPEEAKGIGIITSGVAYSYVLESLQKLEGEAYILKLGVLNPIPEKLIGDFMEGLEKVIVVEELFPYIEGFVRQIAKERNPDIEIIGKKSGHFLEMLEYNVPIVIKVLAEVLGKELPFDYEGHFKRMWELAKLAPPRMPTFCAGCPHRATFWALRRAMGNIENYYLANDIGCYSMLALEHIGWSDSLLAMGASLGIAHGVQHSAQERVVALVGDSTFFHAALPGIVNAIRNNSKMTLIILDNAVTAMTGQQAHPGSPKKVNPYEKRIDIESVLRGLGVEKIVVIDSFQARKNIGKLREALKYDGLSVVISRGDCALYHFREYRRAGGKIVPYFVDKDACERAYNCIRDFGCPAIVIDETDLKAKILPEVCVGCGVCAQLCPHNAIHSTATLYGGEDKPYVTIEDYRELEQIMLRRGGQ, encoded by the coding sequence ATGTCCCTGAAAGAGGTTCTCAAAGAGGAGCCCCACACGGGGTATATGCTGGCTAATGAGGCTATTGTAAGGGCAGCATTGGAGGCCGATGTGAAAGTTGCGGCTTTTTATCCAGGTTCTCCCCAAACAGAAATTCTCGACACCTTCGACAGGGTTTCCCGCTACCGCAACGACCTTGTTGTGGAAATAGCGGCCAATGAGAAGGTAGCCCTTGAAACAGCTGCCGGAGCCGCTTTCGTCGGTCTCAGAGGATTCACGTCAATGAAGAGCGTTGGAGGGAATGTAGCCTCAGACACCCTCTACTCGCTCGCATACACCGGCGTTAAGGGCGGGCTCGTTGTGGTTATAGCGGACGACCCTTATGCGCACTCCTCCCAGTCGGAGCAGGACGGCAGGTGGTTCGGCTATACGGCATACCTTCCGATGCTTGAACCATCCAACCCGCAGGAAGCCTACGAGATGGTAAAGAAGGCCTTCGAGCTGAGCGAGAAGTACGGGAGCGTTGTTTTGGTGAGGACAACGACGAGGGTGAACCACCAGAGCGGCCTCGTAAAGGTCGGAAAGCTTGAGAGGACGCCCTTCGATAAGCTCTCGTGGAAGGAGAACCGGAGGAGCTACGCGACCGTGGGTTCGCTCGCGAGGAAGTTCAAGGCTGAGCTTCTGGAAAAGATAGCGAAGATGAAGGAAGACCCGGAGTTTTTAGCTTTGAACCGGGTTGAATACTTCGACGGAAAGGAGGTGAAGGAGGTAAAGCCCGAAGAGGCAAAGGGAATCGGCATCATCACCTCCGGAGTTGCCTACTCCTACGTCCTTGAGAGCCTTCAGAAGCTCGAGGGAGAAGCATACATCCTCAAGCTCGGAGTCCTCAACCCGATCCCAGAGAAGCTCATTGGGGATTTCATGGAGGGCCTTGAGAAGGTGATAGTGGTTGAAGAGCTATTCCCATACATAGAGGGCTTCGTGAGGCAAATAGCGAAGGAAAGAAACCCAGACATCGAGATAATCGGCAAGAAGAGCGGCCACTTCCTTGAGATGCTCGAGTACAACGTTCCCATTGTCATCAAGGTTCTCGCTGAGGTTCTCGGAAAGGAGCTCCCCTTCGACTATGAGGGGCACTTTAAGAGGATGTGGGAGCTTGCAAAGCTCGCCCCGCCGAGGATGCCCACCTTCTGCGCAGGCTGTCCTCACAGAGCTACTTTCTGGGCCCTGAGGAGGGCGATGGGTAACATAGAGAACTACTACTTAGCAAACGATATCGGCTGCTACTCGATGCTGGCCCTTGAGCACATCGGCTGGAGTGATTCTCTCCTGGCGATGGGGGCTTCCCTCGGAATAGCCCACGGCGTCCAGCATTCCGCCCAGGAGAGGGTAGTGGCGCTTGTAGGCGATTCGACCTTCTTCCACGCCGCTCTGCCCGGAATAGTCAACGCCATCAGGAACAACTCCAAGATGACGCTAATAATCCTTGACAACGCTGTGACGGCTATGACCGGCCAGCAGGCTCATCCGGGAAGCCCCAAGAAGGTGAACCCCTACGAGAAGCGCATAGACATAGAGAGCGTGCTCCGTGGATTAGGCGTCGAGAAGATCGTGGTAATAGACTCATTCCAGGCGAGGAAGAACATAGGCAAGCTTAGAGAAGCTTTGAAGTACGACGGCCTCTCCGTGGTCATATCGAGGGGAGACTGCGCCCTCTACCACTTCCGCGAATACAGACGTGCTGGAGGAAAGATAGTCCCCTACTTCGTTGACAAGGACGCCTGCGAGAGGGCCTACAACTGCATAAGAGACTTCGGCTGTCCGGCGATAGTTATAGACGAGACCGACCTGAAGGCGAAGATCCTTCCAGAGGTCTGCGTCGGCTGTGGCGTCTGCGCTCAGCTGTGTCCACATAACGCTATCCACTCGACGGCAACCCTTTACGGCGGTGAGGACAAGCCCTACGTGACGATAGAGGATTACCGCGAGCTGGAGCAGATAATGCTCAGGAGGGGAGGACAATGA
- a CDS encoding ferritin: MLSEKMLKALNEQLNRELYSAYLYFAMAAYFDDLNLEGFASWMKAQAEEEIGHALRFYNYIYDRNGRVELTEIPQPPKEWESPTEAFEAAYEHEKFISKCINELAALAEEEKDYSTRAFLEWFINEQVEEEASVKKILDKLKFAKDSPQIVFMLDRELAARTPKLPSLLLQGE, encoded by the coding sequence ATGTTGAGTGAAAAAATGCTTAAGGCTCTGAATGAACAGCTAAACAGAGAGCTTTATTCTGCCTATCTGTACTTTGCTATGGCGGCATATTTTGACGATTTGAACCTTGAGGGTTTTGCCAGCTGGATGAAAGCTCAGGCTGAGGAAGAAATAGGGCATGCATTGAGATTTTACAACTACATATACGACAGAAATGGGAGAGTTGAGCTTACTGAGATTCCGCAACCTCCAAAGGAGTGGGAGAGTCCAACAGAGGCTTTTGAAGCTGCTTATGAGCATGAGAAGTTCATAAGCAAATGTATAAACGAACTGGCAGCTTTGGCTGAGGAGGAAAAAGATTACTCAACGAGGGCATTCTTGGAGTGGTTTATTAACGAGCAGGTTGAGGAAGAGGCAAGTGTAAAGAAAATACTGGATAAGCTAAAGTTCGCCAAGGACAGCCCACAGATCGTGTTTATGCTTGATAGGGAATTAGCCGCAAGAACTCCAAAGCTTCCATCCCTTTTGCTGCAGGGTGAGTGA